The following are from one region of the Synechococcales cyanobacterium T60_A2020_003 genome:
- a CDS encoding DUF167 domain-containing protein, whose translation MFPVEIRLQVKVKPNSRVSLLEQLPDGSWLARLKSPPVDGKAKTELLALVAAHFSCRKSAVAIKYGKSGRIRLLAVKLEAD comes from the coding sequence TTGTTTCCAGTGGAAATCAGACTGCAAGTTAAAGTGAAACCCAATTCTCGTGTATCGTTGTTGGAACAACTGCCTGATGGTAGCTGGCTAGCACGGCTAAAATCGCCACCTGTAGACGGCAAAGCCAAGACTGAACTTCTTGCTTTGGTCGCAGCACACTTTAGCTGTCGTAAGTCTGCTGTAGCGATTAAATATGGGAAATCTGGGCGGATAAGGCTTCTCGCCGTTAAGCTTGAAGCAGATTAG